A genome region from Populus alba chromosome 3, ASM523922v2, whole genome shotgun sequence includes the following:
- the LOC118031044 gene encoding pectin acetylesterase 7: MDGSSLGKWLCLIVCILTLLKTEGASIPMTIVQTAAARGAVCLDGSPPGYHFEKGSGSGINNWLVHMEGGGWCESVESCVSRRDTYKGSSSKMEKTMGFSGILGSKQAANPDFYNWNRIKIRYCDGSSFTGDVEAVDPKTKLYFRGERIWQAVIDDLLAKGMRNARNAILSGCSAGGLAAILHCDKFQSLLPASARVKCVSDAGYFIHGTDISGGSRIESFFGQVVKTHGSAKSLPASCTSKTRPELCFFPQYVAQTMRTPLFIINSAYDSWQIKNILAPTAVDSKKEWKNCKLDLKKCSATQLQTVQNYRTQFLKALKAVNTGLGSSSSRGLWINSCYAHCQSGSVSTWLADKSPVVGNVKIGKAVGDWFYDRSAFEKIDCPYPCNPTCVSIDSES; encoded by the exons ATGGATGGTTCAAGTTTAGGCAAGTGGCTGTGTCTTATTGTTTGCATACTGACATTGCTCAAGACAGAAGGAGCTAGCATTCCCATGACTATTGTCCAGACTGCTGCTGCTAGAGGAGCTG TTTGCTTAGATGGGAGTCCACCAGGATACCACTTTGAGAAAGGATCTGGTTCTGGGATTAACAATTGGTTGGTTCACATGGAG GGAGGAGGATGGTGTGAGAGTGTTGAGTCTTGTGTTTCTCGTAGGGACACTTACAAGGGTTCATCATCGAAAATGGAGAAGACAATGGGGTTCTCTGGCATACTAGGCAGCAAGCAAGCAGCTAATCCTG ATTTTTATAACTGGAATAGAATCAAGATCAGATACTGTGATGGTTCATCATTTACTGGTGATGTGGAAGCTGTTGATCCG AAAACTAAGCTTTACTTCAGGGGAGAAAGGATTTGGCAGGCTGTCATTGATGATCTATTGGCGAAAGGAATGAGAAATGCTCGAAAT GCTATTCTTTCTGGATGTTCTGCTGGTGGATTGGCTGCTATTTTGCATTGTGATAAATTCCAATCTCTCCTGCCTGCAAGTGCTAGAGTAAAATGTGTTTCTGATGCTGGTTATTTTATCCATGG AACAGACATCTCTGGAGGGTCTCGAATTGAATCCTTCTTCGGTCAAGTTGTTAAAACCCAT GGATCAGCAAAGAGTTTGCCTGCATCATGCACTTCAAAAACGAGACCAGAATTG TGTTTCTTCCCACAATATGTGGCACAGACCATGCGAACGCCACTTTTTATAATCAACTCAGCCTATGATTCCTGGCAG ATAAAGAACATCCTTGCACCAACCGCTGTTGATTCCAAAAAAGAATGGAAGAACTGCAAGCTTGACTTGAAGAAGTGCTCGGCTACTCAACTCCAAACTGTGCAGA aTTACAGGACACAATTCCTAAAAGCACTAAAAGCAGTGAATACTGGACTCGGCAGCTCTTCATCGAGAGGATTGTGGATAAATTCTTGCTACGCTCACTGCCAATCCGGGTCGGTATCTACGTGGTTAGCCGATAAATCCCCCGTGGTCGGCAATGTG AAAATCGGAAAGGCAGTTGGAGATTGGTTCTACGACCGAAGTGCCTTCGAAAAAATTGATTGCCCTTACCCTTGCAACCCTACTTGCGTCAGTATTGATTCCGAATCATGA